In Mycobacterium sp. Aquia_216, a genomic segment contains:
- a CDS encoding C1 family peptidase, with protein sequence MSAENAIHALGAAMTVTSAPTEGMNMNKCFDRRSMLALSAAGALAAALPGCASPSNAPSEEPYELTDYGYDATVPEAVPMDRPRRLDKVPPNASVRAEWLPPVGDQHMPNCFVWASVYGLATFYAARKNNTPPTTPDLQAAPDYAYIRYQTSIKMARNTCQGGQVGKVLDWLKANGGTPSLAAAPNFGKQGSQSSCDVNWTKYGSQPIPPDPKFLIPEWKATTITGKEGLENMRTVIARGSPIAFGVNLYTDFPHYRGQRSPYVGSGEFMESQGKKVGHVMLIVAYDNDFKDGTGAVKVQNSFGTGWGDKGFVWMSYRTFEAISQGQGFFVPDDV encoded by the coding sequence CTCAGCGCCGACAGAGGGGATGAACATGAATAAATGTTTCGACCGCCGCTCGATGCTGGCGCTGTCAGCGGCGGGCGCCCTCGCGGCGGCCTTGCCGGGCTGTGCAAGCCCGTCGAACGCTCCCAGCGAGGAGCCCTACGAGCTCACCGACTACGGGTACGACGCCACGGTTCCCGAGGCGGTGCCGATGGATAGGCCGCGACGTCTTGACAAGGTGCCGCCGAATGCATCGGTGCGAGCGGAATGGTTACCGCCGGTCGGCGACCAACACATGCCGAACTGTTTCGTCTGGGCCTCGGTCTACGGTCTCGCGACCTTCTACGCGGCGCGCAAGAACAACACGCCGCCGACCACTCCCGACTTGCAGGCCGCCCCCGACTACGCCTACATCCGATACCAGACCTCGATAAAGATGGCACGAAACACCTGTCAAGGAGGGCAAGTCGGCAAGGTGCTGGACTGGCTCAAAGCAAATGGCGGGACCCCGTCGTTAGCTGCGGCGCCGAACTTCGGCAAGCAAGGATCCCAATCGTCCTGCGATGTGAACTGGACGAAATATGGGTCGCAACCGATCCCTCCCGATCCAAAATTCCTTATCCCAGAATGGAAAGCGACGACCATCACCGGAAAAGAGGGTCTGGAAAACATGCGCACCGTCATCGCGCGGGGCAGCCCGATCGCTTTTGGTGTCAACCTCTACACCGACTTTCCGCACTACCGCGGCCAACGTTCGCCCTACGTCGGCAGTGGAGAATTCATGGAAAGCCAGGGCAAGAAGGTTGGCCATGTGATGCTGATCGTCGCCTATGACAACGACTTCAAGGACGGAACCGGTGCGGTCAAAGTCCAGAACAGCTTTGGGACAGGTTGGGGCGACAAGGGTTTCGTGTGGATGAGTTACCGTACATTCGAGGCGATATCCCAAGGGCAAGGTTTTTTTGTGCCCGATGACGTCTAA
- a CDS encoding alpha/beta fold hydrolase, whose protein sequence is MGDSMAVNRRRVLTGVLAGGLLVSGCHAGPAVPSEGEPVIPWPAGDILGIGLESYPYPHPVRYLDVTHIAQADWIDHQAPDWERRARLAYMDVPPESAQSKGAVLLVHGKNFFGAYWTGVIESLCREGYRVIVPDLIGWGKSTKPSTLTAASLVAHLQTLLDQLKVDSFAFLGHSTGGLVGMHMARALPERVHTLVLENPMGLEDYRNGLTQRVRHEDWAQDERSMTSDQIRQYIAHYFVNKEPRLVEPFVAVRMAIGRGPEFERWVQSSAAASDMLLNEPAVDFVASLATPTLFVCGLSDRTYVGAKYTAPQDQGTKGNIAEMAKGFAARMPKAHFVGVPNAGHVPHLETPAAFSTAVLDFLR, encoded by the coding sequence ATGGGGGACTCGATGGCCGTTAATCGGCGGCGTGTGCTGACTGGGGTGCTGGCGGGTGGACTGCTCGTTTCCGGATGCCACGCGGGGCCCGCAGTGCCCAGCGAGGGTGAACCGGTGATCCCGTGGCCTGCTGGCGACATCCTTGGTATCGGCTTGGAGAGCTATCCGTATCCGCACCCCGTGCGCTACCTGGATGTCACACACATCGCCCAAGCGGACTGGATCGACCATCAGGCCCCGGATTGGGAGCGGCGTGCGCGTCTGGCGTACATGGACGTTCCGCCCGAGAGCGCGCAGTCAAAGGGTGCCGTCCTGCTGGTGCACGGCAAAAACTTTTTCGGCGCGTACTGGACGGGAGTCATCGAATCGTTGTGTCGCGAGGGGTACCGGGTCATCGTTCCGGATCTGATTGGCTGGGGTAAGTCGACCAAGCCCTCGACGTTGACCGCGGCCTCGTTGGTGGCGCATCTGCAGACGCTGCTCGATCAGCTGAAGGTGGATTCCTTTGCTTTCCTTGGACATTCGACCGGGGGATTGGTCGGTATGCACATGGCGCGCGCGCTACCCGAGCGGGTGCACACGCTGGTGCTGGAGAACCCGATGGGCCTGGAAGACTATCGAAACGGGCTGACACAGCGGGTGCGCCATGAGGACTGGGCGCAGGACGAGCGCTCCATGACCTCTGATCAGATCCGCCAGTACATCGCGCACTATTTTGTGAACAAAGAGCCTCGGCTCGTCGAGCCCTTCGTCGCGGTACGCATGGCCATCGGGCGAGGGCCCGAGTTCGAGCGCTGGGTACAAAGCTCCGCGGCAGCCTCTGACATGCTTCTCAACGAGCCTGCCGTGGACTTCGTCGCTTCTTTGGCGACTCCGACGTTATTCGTCTGCGGCCTGTCCGATCGCACCTATGTGGGCGCGAAATACACTGCGCCCCAGGATCAAGGGACGAAGGGGAATATCGCGGAAATGGCCAAAGGGTTCGCGGCCCGGATGCCCAAGGCCCATTTCGTGGGTGTGCCCAACGCCGGTCACGTACCCCATCTGGAAACGCCGGCCGCGTTCAGTACGGCCGTGCTCGATTTTCTGCGTTGA
- a CDS encoding NtaA/DmoA family FMN-dependent monooxygenase (This protein belongs to a clade of FMN-dependent monooxygenases, within a broader family of flavin-dependent oxidoreductases, the luciferase-like monooxygenase (LMM) family, some of whose members use coenzyme F420 rather than FMN.) — MSTRPLHFNAFIWPNGYHEAAWRVVDGDVRDVLGLSYYTDIARIAERGLMDSIFLADNIAIAEYRATYLPQTQFDPIAVLSALAAVTNRIGLIGTGSTTYSKPWELARRFATLDHLSGGRAGWNIVTTVTPLAAANFGERFHPEHADRYAQAHEFVDAVTRVWDSWEDDAVIGDRERGVWADRAKLHAPRFHGQHYDVEGVLPFPRSPQGHPVLVQAGQSAAGVALAARYAEVVFSGPPSLEAAVAFRANLHAQAAAIGRKPDEVLVLPALMVTLGDTEAEARARAQHLEDLENPEFRWQNTLYTAGLDPDAFDPDAPLPAELWAERSAPSSRAEQLYAAARARPNASFREIAQEVTGGLAGQTHFIGTPEQLADHVTAWQDAGAVDGFTIMGSTLPHELTTFVDHVVPILQHRGRFRTEYAGPTLRDHLGLERPAK; from the coding sequence ATGAGCACGCGGCCTCTGCACTTCAACGCTTTCATCTGGCCGAACGGCTATCACGAGGCCGCGTGGCGCGTCGTCGACGGCGATGTGCGCGATGTCCTGGGCCTGTCCTACTACACGGATATCGCGCGGATCGCCGAACGCGGCTTGATGGACTCGATCTTCTTGGCCGACAACATCGCTATCGCCGAGTACCGCGCTACGTATCTCCCTCAGACGCAATTCGATCCGATAGCAGTGCTGTCGGCGCTGGCGGCGGTCACCAACCGCATCGGGCTGATCGGGACGGGCTCGACGACCTACAGCAAGCCGTGGGAGCTCGCCCGGCGGTTTGCGACGCTGGATCATCTCAGCGGCGGCCGCGCCGGCTGGAACATCGTCACCACCGTCACGCCACTGGCGGCGGCGAACTTCGGGGAACGGTTCCATCCTGAACATGCCGACCGGTACGCACAGGCCCACGAATTCGTCGACGCTGTCACGCGCGTGTGGGACAGCTGGGAGGACGACGCGGTCATCGGTGACCGCGAACGCGGCGTGTGGGCAGACCGCGCCAAGTTGCACGCCCCGCGCTTCCACGGCCAGCACTACGACGTCGAAGGGGTTCTGCCATTTCCGCGCAGCCCGCAGGGCCACCCGGTGCTCGTTCAAGCGGGACAGTCTGCCGCGGGCGTGGCCCTTGCCGCGCGATACGCCGAGGTTGTCTTCTCCGGGCCGCCGTCCCTCGAGGCCGCAGTGGCTTTCCGGGCCAATCTGCACGCGCAGGCCGCGGCTATCGGACGTAAGCCCGACGAGGTCCTGGTGCTGCCCGCGTTGATGGTGACGCTGGGCGACACCGAGGCCGAAGCCCGGGCGCGGGCACAGCACCTCGAAGACCTGGAAAATCCAGAGTTTCGGTGGCAAAACACTTTGTATACCGCCGGTCTCGACCCAGACGCTTTCGATCCCGATGCTCCGCTGCCCGCCGAGCTCTGGGCCGAACGGTCGGCACCGTCGAGTCGCGCCGAGCAGCTCTATGCGGCCGCGCGTGCGCGACCGAACGCTTCCTTTCGGGAGATCGCCCAGGAGGTGACCGGCGGGCTGGCGGGGCAGACGCATTTCATCGGCACGCCGGAGCAGCTGGCAGATCACGTGACCGCTTGGCAGGACGCGGGCGCAGTCGACGGGTTCACGATTATGGGATCGACACTGCCGCATGAGCTCACGACGTTCGTCGATCATGTCGTGCCCATCCTGCAGCACCGTGGCCGATTCCGCACCGAGTACGCCGGGCCTACCCTGCGCGACCATCTTGGGCTTGAGCGCCCGGCCAAATAG
- a CDS encoding MmpS family transport accessory protein, producing MTLLKRAWVLLVVVVALIIGGVAVGRLNGVFPGPGVPKPDPRDATPPYAAKTAIYEILGPPGTTGVVNWMDAEAQPQKANFTTLPWSQTIVAEMPGIFAYVVAQGDGPSIGCRITVDGKLVDQQQVNTRDAQVSCLDKSA from the coding sequence TTGACGCTTCTCAAGCGGGCGTGGGTTCTGCTGGTCGTGGTCGTGGCACTGATCATCGGCGGGGTTGCGGTGGGCCGACTCAACGGCGTCTTCCCCGGACCGGGTGTGCCTAAGCCCGATCCCCGGGATGCGACCCCGCCGTACGCGGCCAAGACTGCCATCTACGAAATCCTGGGACCGCCCGGCACGACCGGCGTCGTCAACTGGATGGATGCGGAGGCACAGCCGCAGAAGGCCAACTTCACCACGTTGCCGTGGTCGCAGACGATCGTCGCCGAGATGCCCGGCATCTTTGCCTACGTCGTCGCCCAAGGTGACGGCCCTTCCATCGGCTGCCGGATCACCGTCGACGGCAAGTTGGTCGATCAACAACAGGTCAACACGCGTGACGCGCAGGTTTCCTGCCTGGACAAATCCGCGTGA
- a CDS encoding MMPL/RND family transporter encodes MSNETSDTDEIPVAQRTEVERKPRIARSIRILALPIIVFWLLIAVGVNVFVPQLEAVAEDVSVPLSPSDAPSVTGMKHIGEKFKEYDSDNLVLVTLVGDKPLGPDAHRYYDELVKKLKQDTKHVEHALDFWGQRFTASGVESYDHKSAYVQVNLRGDQGGAVGDKSVDSVREIVADSKPPPGVKAYVAGQGALTDDTIVVGNASLFKMTIITVIIIAIMLMFVYRSIGTVLLTMVILFVGLATGRGVVALLGETGIMGLSTFAVNLLTALAIAAGTDYAIFMVGRYQEGRERGLDRESAYYDTFAGVTKVVLGSGLTIVGALACLHFTRLPYFSSLAFPCAIGLLVVVAAGVTLTPALIVFASGFGLFDPKRKFNYTRWRRLATAIVRWPAPILATSVILAIVGALGLMGFNPRYNDLYYLPKSASSVQAYDAADQHFTQARLNPDLLMIESDHDLRNPTDMLVLDKIAGAIFRVPGIERVQSITRPLGPPIQDGSIPFQLSVQSAPIRSNLNYLRARVGDIKKITGFLDTQIALLERQYTVTQQLANAADDSSKTTGETAAITDEIRDHIADFDDFWRPIRSYFYWEKHCYDIPMCWSLRSLFDALDGFDQLAEHFHTLTKDLGDTARATRELLAIIPENIATTKAIRDTTLTIYSTFDSLIDQFDRLTDTNAVMGKSFNDSQVESLFYLPPEIFQNPDFQLGLSLMVSPDGKAARFIITHAVDPATTEGISSVDKERQAAKEALKLTSLQNADIYLGGTAATFYDIANGAKYDLMIAGVASIVLIFIIMVIVTRALVAAGVIVGTIVMSLGAAFGFSTLIWQHLLNFQLHWVATEFALIVLLAVGSDYNLMLVSRIEEEIGAGLKTGLIRGMGVTGPVVTAAGVVFAVTMGTMITSDLRAIGQFGTTIGIGLLFDTFVVRSLITPSIMTVMGRWFWWPKRVRVRPASQMLRSVGPRPLVRALLYQPRHAVPPDPQT; translated from the coding sequence GTGAGCAACGAAACCAGCGACACCGACGAAATCCCCGTCGCACAACGCACCGAAGTTGAGCGCAAACCGCGGATAGCCCGCAGCATCCGCATCCTCGCGCTGCCGATCATTGTGTTCTGGCTGCTGATCGCGGTCGGCGTCAACGTCTTCGTCCCACAGTTGGAGGCGGTTGCCGAGGACGTCTCGGTGCCGCTCTCGCCATCCGACGCGCCGTCGGTGACCGGGATGAAGCACATCGGGGAGAAATTCAAGGAGTACGACTCCGACAACCTCGTCCTGGTGACCCTGGTCGGTGACAAACCTCTGGGCCCGGACGCTCACCGGTATTACGACGAGCTGGTCAAGAAGCTGAAGCAGGACACCAAACACGTCGAGCATGCGCTTGACTTCTGGGGGCAGCGGTTTACGGCCTCGGGTGTCGAGAGCTATGACCACAAGTCCGCCTACGTTCAGGTCAACCTGCGCGGCGACCAGGGCGGCGCCGTCGGCGACAAGTCGGTGGACTCGGTTCGCGAGATCGTCGCGGACTCGAAGCCGCCGCCGGGGGTCAAGGCCTACGTCGCGGGCCAGGGAGCCCTGACCGACGACACGATCGTTGTCGGCAACGCGAGCCTGTTCAAGATGACGATCATCACCGTCATCATCATCGCGATCATGCTGATGTTCGTCTACCGGTCCATCGGCACTGTGCTGCTGACGATGGTGATTCTGTTCGTCGGATTGGCTACCGGCCGAGGCGTGGTGGCACTGCTGGGTGAAACCGGCATCATGGGGCTGTCGACCTTTGCCGTCAACTTGCTGACGGCGCTGGCCATCGCGGCCGGTACCGACTACGCGATATTCATGGTGGGCCGCTATCAGGAGGGTCGCGAGCGGGGACTAGACCGCGAAAGCGCCTACTACGACACCTTCGCCGGGGTTACCAAGGTGGTGCTGGGCTCGGGTTTGACGATCGTCGGGGCGCTGGCCTGTCTGCATTTCACTCGGCTGCCCTACTTCAGTTCGCTGGCGTTTCCGTGCGCAATCGGTCTGTTGGTGGTGGTGGCCGCCGGGGTGACCCTGACACCGGCGCTGATCGTGTTCGCGAGCGGCTTCGGTCTCTTCGATCCGAAGCGAAAGTTCAACTACACCCGTTGGCGCCGGCTGGCGACGGCCATCGTGCGGTGGCCGGCACCCATCCTCGCGACCTCCGTGATCCTGGCGATTGTCGGCGCCCTGGGATTGATGGGCTTCAACCCGCGCTATAACGACCTGTACTACCTACCGAAGAGTGCGTCCTCGGTTCAGGCGTACGACGCGGCCGATCAACACTTCACCCAGGCCCGGTTGAATCCGGACCTTCTGATGATCGAATCGGACCACGATCTGCGCAATCCCACCGACATGCTGGTCCTGGACAAGATTGCTGGAGCCATCTTCCGGGTGCCCGGCATCGAACGGGTGCAGAGCATCACCAGGCCACTTGGCCCACCAATTCAAGACGGATCCATTCCGTTCCAGCTCAGTGTGCAGAGTGCGCCGATCCGGAGCAACCTCAATTACCTGAGGGCCCGTGTCGGCGACATCAAGAAGATCACCGGTTTCCTCGATACCCAGATCGCCCTATTAGAACGCCAGTACACGGTGACCCAGCAGCTCGCGAACGCCGCGGACGACAGTTCGAAAACCACGGGCGAAACGGCGGCCATCACGGACGAAATCCGCGACCACATCGCGGATTTCGACGACTTCTGGAGACCGATTCGCAGTTACTTCTATTGGGAGAAGCACTGCTACGACATCCCGATGTGCTGGTCGCTGCGAAGCCTGTTCGATGCCCTGGACGGGTTCGATCAGCTCGCCGAGCATTTCCACACACTCACGAAAGACCTCGGCGACACGGCGAGAGCCACGCGCGAACTGCTGGCGATCATTCCTGAGAATATCGCCACCACGAAGGCGATCCGCGATACGACGCTGACCATCTACAGCACGTTCGACAGCCTGATCGATCAGTTCGACCGACTGACCGACACGAACGCCGTGATGGGCAAGTCCTTCAACGACTCTCAGGTGGAGAGCCTGTTCTACCTGCCGCCCGAGATCTTCCAGAATCCGGACTTCCAGCTGGGGTTGAGCTTGATGGTGTCGCCGGACGGCAAGGCTGCTCGCTTCATCATCACTCACGCAGTCGATCCGGCGACGACGGAGGGAATCTCGTCCGTCGACAAGGAGCGCCAAGCGGCCAAGGAGGCGCTGAAACTCACCTCGCTGCAGAACGCCGACATCTACCTCGGCGGTACGGCCGCAACCTTTTACGACATCGCCAACGGCGCCAAGTACGACCTGATGATCGCCGGGGTGGCCTCGATCGTGCTCATCTTCATCATCATGGTGATCGTCACCCGCGCTTTGGTCGCTGCGGGCGTCATCGTCGGCACGATCGTGATGTCGCTGGGGGCCGCCTTCGGGTTCTCGACATTGATCTGGCAGCACCTTCTTAATTTCCAGTTGCATTGGGTGGCAACAGAATTCGCATTAATCGTGCTCTTGGCCGTGGGGTCGGATTACAACCTGATGCTAGTCTCCCGGATCGAGGAAGAGATCGGAGCCGGCCTGAAAACGGGACTCATCCGCGGCATGGGTGTTACCGGCCCGGTGGTCACTGCCGCCGGTGTGGTATTCGCCGTCACCATGGGCACGATGATCACCAGCGATCTGCGGGCGATCGGCCAATTCGGCACGACGATCGGCATCGGCCTCCTGTTCGACACCTTCGTCGTCCGATCGCTCATCACGCCGTCGATCATGACCGTGATGGGGCGCTGGTTCTGGTGGCCGAAGCGGGTACGGGTCCGCCCGGCCAGTCAGATGCTTCGGTCCGTCGGGCCGCGTCCGCTGGTTCGTGCACTGTTGTACCAGCCGCGGCACGCGGTCCCGCCGGATCCGCAGACGTAG
- a CDS encoding HAD-IA family hydrolase, which produces MAVLHGKRILFDIDGTLIDSTATVEGSWGTWAKEYGVDYEEVLKVCHGRRTEDTVAQFVAPQHRAAATARQLALQELADLDGVLALPGARRLLDALPGSHWAAVTSGPRSLMAARLAAARLPAPKLLIGAEDVSNGKPNPESYLKAAAALGFEAQECLVVEDAPAGVGAGRAAGAQVLAVTTTHHPAELADADVVVADLSCVSVEVTDSGVALLITESG; this is translated from the coding sequence ATGGCGGTGCTGCACGGCAAGAGAATTTTATTCGACATCGATGGCACCTTGATTGACTCAACCGCCACAGTCGAAGGGTCCTGGGGTACCTGGGCCAAGGAATACGGCGTCGATTACGAAGAGGTACTCAAGGTCTGTCATGGCAGGCGAACCGAGGACACTGTCGCGCAATTCGTCGCACCACAGCACCGAGCCGCAGCGACAGCTCGGCAACTCGCGCTACAAGAGCTGGCTGATCTCGATGGCGTCCTAGCGCTACCGGGGGCACGCCGACTGCTTGATGCCCTTCCAGGTAGCCACTGGGCGGCGGTGACCTCCGGGCCGCGCTCGCTGATGGCTGCTCGACTCGCGGCAGCGCGGCTCCCCGCTCCGAAGTTGCTGATCGGCGCAGAAGATGTATCAAACGGCAAGCCAAACCCCGAGAGCTACCTCAAGGCGGCTGCCGCGTTGGGATTCGAAGCACAGGAGTGCCTGGTGGTGGAGGATGCGCCCGCGGGCGTCGGTGCTGGCCGTGCGGCAGGGGCGCAAGTGCTAGCCGTCACGACCACTCACCACCCGGCCGAACTGGCGGATGCCGACGTCGTCGTGGCCGATCTATCCTGTGTCAGCGTTGAAGTCACTGATAGTGGTGTCGCCTTGCTGATCACCGAAAGCGGTTGA
- a CDS encoding class I SAM-dependent methyltransferase — MEPTACRYPTTQRQVFESWAAKGFLVLTATKRDQYDFIYETLQHDAGALNFTMSVLEKSYKSHFPDHASDVSVLLEGACKYLLEARSGDELYQICEEVHGQFFTSEGIGSWFSEGYTAYKSQRKPIQDFNNLADAIRGGRVLDFGCGRGHLAALIARAGFDCYTTDVMDYRGTGADVLPFRQMASPADVPYADDMFDSAIVKTVLHHVDAADLIPLLINLRRVARRLIIEEDTYAVPAASLGAAGDQIELREFNKLDDSDQFRVLVLIDLFGNAVAQGLVDMNFGCQFKRISEWHSLFDSLGLRIVDTEIAGFRPGNIHKTCQVRFVVDRDES, encoded by the coding sequence TTGGAGCCCACTGCCTGCCGCTACCCAACGACGCAGCGTCAGGTATTTGAATCATGGGCGGCGAAAGGATTCTTGGTGTTAACAGCCACCAAACGCGATCAATACGACTTCATTTACGAGACTTTGCAGCATGACGCGGGAGCACTGAACTTTACGATGTCAGTGTTGGAAAAGAGTTATAAATCCCACTTTCCTGATCATGCTAGCGATGTGAGTGTGCTCTTAGAGGGTGCATGCAAATACTTGCTGGAAGCTCGTAGTGGGGATGAACTGTATCAAATATGTGAAGAGGTCCATGGACAATTCTTCACATCCGAAGGAATCGGGTCATGGTTCAGCGAGGGCTACACTGCGTATAAGTCACAGCGTAAGCCGATACAGGACTTCAATAATCTCGCAGACGCCATTAGAGGTGGCCGAGTACTCGACTTCGGCTGCGGCCGCGGTCATTTAGCTGCGCTGATCGCCCGCGCCGGCTTTGACTGCTACACCACCGACGTTATGGACTACCGTGGCACGGGCGCCGATGTTCTACCGTTTCGCCAGATGGCATCACCCGCTGATGTGCCCTATGCGGACGACATGTTCGACAGTGCGATCGTCAAAACTGTCCTCCACCACGTTGACGCAGCCGATCTAATTCCGCTGTTGATCAATTTGCGGCGCGTTGCCCGGCGGTTGATTATCGAGGAGGACACTTACGCTGTCCCCGCAGCGTCACTCGGGGCCGCGGGGGACCAGATTGAGCTACGCGAATTTAATAAATTGGATGACAGCGATCAATTCCGAGTTCTCGTACTGATTGATTTGTTTGGTAACGCCGTCGCTCAAGGCCTTGTTGATATGAATTTCGGCTGTCAGTTCAAGCGGATTAGCGAGTGGCATTCATTATTTGATAGCCTTGGCTTACGTATTGTAGACACAGAAATCGCGGGTTTCCGCCCAGGTAATATCCACAAAACCTGTCAGGTTCGCTTCGTCGTCGATCGCGATGAATCGTAA
- a CDS encoding DUF167 domain-containing protein, whose amino-acid sequence MVDYVIVTVKPGSRKGPLVEIGPNGELTIYVSERAIDGKANDAVTRLLAAHLQLPRSRIELASGARSRLKRFRVDR is encoded by the coding sequence ATGGTCGACTACGTCATCGTCACGGTCAAACCCGGCAGTCGTAAGGGGCCCCTCGTCGAGATCGGCCCCAACGGTGAGCTGACCATCTACGTCAGTGAACGAGCGATTGACGGCAAGGCTAACGACGCGGTCACCAGGCTACTGGCAGCCCACCTTCAGTTGCCAAGGAGCCGAATCGAATTGGCATCCGGAGCGAGGTCGCGACTCAAGCGTTTCCGTGTGGACCGTTGA
- a CDS encoding O-methyltransferase produces the protein MTATLNQPEYASIIDRLFADAQLDAERRQGISPRDYAVEQRSDAFQHVYLSVAPDTGRLLYSLVRAVKPTTIVEYGMSYGISTLHLAAAVRDNGIGHIITTEMSSHKLAAARATFSDAGVSDLITILEGDARTTLETVSGPVQFVLLDGWPDLDLPVIKILEPVLTSGALIVGDNVNLDPNHDYLNYVRAPENGYVSTPLPLDKGLELAVRV, from the coding sequence ATGACCGCAACTTTGAATCAACCGGAATACGCTTCGATCATCGATCGGCTGTTCGCCGATGCGCAGCTGGACGCCGAACGGCGACAGGGGATTTCGCCGCGCGACTACGCCGTCGAACAACGCTCCGACGCATTCCAGCACGTCTACCTCTCGGTAGCCCCGGACACCGGCCGGCTGCTGTACAGCCTCGTCCGTGCGGTCAAACCGACGACGATCGTGGAATATGGCATGTCGTATGGAATCTCGACGCTGCACCTAGCCGCCGCGGTCCGCGACAACGGCATAGGTCACATCATCACCACCGAGATGAGCTCCCACAAGCTGGCGGCAGCCCGCGCGACGTTCTCCGACGCGGGAGTCAGTGATCTGATCACCATCCTCGAAGGCGACGCCCGCACGACCCTCGAAACAGTCAGTGGGCCAGTGCAATTCGTGCTGCTCGACGGCTGGCCGGACCTCGATCTGCCGGTTATCAAGATCCTCGAACCCGTGCTAACGTCCGGCGCGCTCATCGTCGGCGACAACGTCAACCTCGACCCGAACCACGACTACCTCAACTACGTCCGCGCCCCGGAGAACGGCTACGTCAGTACCCCGCTGCCCCTCGATAAGGGCTTGGAGCTGGCCGTCCGCGTGTAA
- a CDS encoding TetR/AcrR family transcriptional regulator: protein MADTQPHRGNRHGRSEAAREAILRAADDLLVEKGFAGVTVEGIARAAGVAKQTVYRWWNSKTEVLMDAFLEDAAADLEPPDTGSLESDLRAHLHDTARFLISDDAGAVYRALVGQAQHDAELAQTFRARYLHDQQVRDQKPFIRAIARGELSAETDVASLAEWLIGPLHYRVIVTGESVDDTFLGAIVDDVLSMCRRWSPGDASLQKKRNMARSE from the coding sequence GTGGCAGATACGCAACCGCATCGCGGCAACCGACATGGGCGCAGCGAGGCCGCACGCGAGGCCATTTTGCGCGCCGCCGACGACCTGCTCGTCGAGAAGGGCTTCGCGGGCGTCACCGTCGAAGGGATCGCCAGGGCGGCGGGGGTGGCAAAACAGACCGTTTACCGCTGGTGGAACTCTAAGACGGAAGTCCTGATGGACGCGTTCCTCGAAGATGCCGCCGCCGATCTGGAACCGCCCGATACGGGCAGCCTCGAGTCCGATCTGCGCGCACATCTGCACGACACGGCCCGATTTCTCATCTCAGACGATGCGGGCGCTGTGTATCGCGCACTCGTGGGGCAAGCGCAACACGATGCGGAGCTCGCCCAAACATTTCGGGCCCGCTACCTGCATGATCAGCAGGTCCGGGACCAGAAGCCGTTTATTCGTGCGATTGCCCGCGGTGAGCTATCGGCCGAAACCGATGTGGCCTCGCTGGCAGAATGGCTCATCGGCCCGCTTCACTATCGGGTGATCGTGACGGGTGAATCGGTCGATGACACCTTCCTTGGCGCCATCGTCGATGACGTCCTATCGATGTGCCGTCGCTGGTCACCCGGGGATGCATCGCTGCAGAAGAAGCGCAACATGGCGCGGTCGGAGTGA
- a CDS encoding EXPERA domain-containing protein has protein sequence MSSRTLVRRRLDYVLLPAFVLGVINALVLSLPEALGIPVATDSPWPPLRALHTWGVEQEPQHLVMPPALRASLLYDGFVQLPLLVVLTVGIWKLKSWPWLPALAMAYAVSAVVNMYFYFMQTFLGPDSPSHLATYLPLNLPWVIVPLLVAYRFWPRTA, from the coding sequence ATGAGCTCCCGCACCCTTGTCCGGCGTCGGCTCGACTACGTCCTGCTCCCGGCCTTCGTGCTCGGCGTCATCAACGCGCTCGTGTTGAGTCTGCCGGAAGCCCTCGGAATTCCTGTGGCCACTGACAGCCCGTGGCCACCCTTGCGGGCCTTGCACACCTGGGGTGTCGAGCAAGAACCGCAGCATCTCGTCATGCCGCCCGCCTTGCGGGCCTCGCTTTTGTACGACGGTTTCGTGCAACTTCCGCTGCTCGTCGTGCTCACCGTCGGCATCTGGAAGCTGAAATCGTGGCCGTGGCTGCCCGCACTGGCCATGGCCTACGCCGTCAGCGCGGTGGTGAACATGTACTTCTACTTCATGCAGACATTCCTCGGACCTGACAGTCCCTCACACCTGGCGACCTACCTGCCGCTCAACCTCCCCTGGGTGATCGTGCCGCTGCTGGTGGCGTACCGGTTCTGGCCGCGCACAGCCTGA